One Paraburkholderia dioscoreae DNA segment encodes these proteins:
- the kdsB gene encoding 3-deoxy-manno-octulosonate cytidylyltransferase yields MTHANTTTPPFIAVVPARLASTRLPNKPLADIGGKPMVVRVAERARESGAQQVLVASDAQAVLDAARDHGFEAVLTRADHPSGTDRLAEVAAQFGWSDDTIVVNVQGDEPLIDPALVCGVASHLAASSGCAIATAAHPITDPAEIFNPNVVKVVLDARGVALYFSRAPIPWARDAYQPHWPNVAAMPTPPAPAVVHRHIGLYAYRAQFLRTYPSLAISPIEQVEALEQLRAMWHGERIAVLVTHDVPLPGVDTPADLARVQALFGS; encoded by the coding sequence CGCTCGCCGACATCGGCGGCAAGCCGATGGTGGTGCGGGTCGCCGAACGCGCGCGCGAATCGGGCGCGCAGCAGGTGCTGGTCGCCTCGGACGCGCAGGCGGTGCTCGACGCCGCCCGCGATCACGGCTTCGAAGCCGTGTTGACGCGCGCGGACCATCCGTCCGGCACGGACCGTCTCGCGGAAGTCGCGGCGCAATTCGGCTGGAGCGACGACACGATCGTGGTCAACGTGCAGGGCGACGAGCCACTCATCGATCCGGCGCTCGTGTGCGGCGTCGCGTCGCACCTCGCGGCGAGCAGCGGTTGCGCGATCGCCACCGCAGCCCATCCGATCACCGACCCCGCCGAGATTTTCAATCCGAACGTCGTCAAGGTCGTGCTCGATGCGCGCGGCGTCGCGCTGTACTTCTCGCGCGCGCCGATACCGTGGGCACGCGACGCTTATCAGCCGCACTGGCCCAATGTCGCAGCGATGCCCACGCCTCCCGCGCCCGCGGTGGTCCACCGGCATATCGGCCTGTACGCGTATCGCGCGCAATTCCTGCGCACTTACCCAAGTCTCGCGATCTCGCCGATCGAACAGGTCGAAGCGCTCGAACAACTGCGCGCGATGTGGCACGGCGAACGGATCGCGGTACTCGTCACCCATGACGTGCCCCTGCCCGGCGTCGACACGCCCGCCGATCTCGCACGCGTGCAGGCTTTATTCGGGTCTTGA
- the adk gene encoding adenylate kinase, which yields MRLILLGAPGAGKGTQATFIKEKFGIPQISTGDMLRAAVKAGTPLGLEAKRFMDAGELVTDELIINLVKERLQQPDCANGYLFDGFPRTIPQAEAMKQAGVAIDYVLEIDVPFEEIIVRMSGRRSHAASGRTYHVKFNPPKVEGVDDVTGEPLIQRDDDKEETVKKRLEVYEAQTKPLIEYYTNWAKNGDSSTPLKAPQYRRISGLGSVDEIRERAFEALK from the coding sequence ATGCGTTTGATCCTTTTGGGTGCGCCCGGCGCGGGTAAGGGTACTCAGGCCACCTTCATCAAGGAAAAGTTCGGCATTCCGCAAATTTCCACCGGTGACATGCTGCGCGCAGCCGTCAAGGCAGGCACGCCGCTCGGCCTTGAAGCCAAGCGCTTCATGGACGCTGGTGAACTGGTCACGGACGAACTGATCATCAATCTGGTGAAAGAACGTCTGCAGCAGCCGGACTGCGCGAACGGTTATCTGTTCGACGGTTTTCCGCGCACCATTCCGCAAGCCGAGGCGATGAAGCAGGCCGGCGTCGCGATCGACTATGTGCTGGAAATCGACGTGCCGTTCGAGGAGATCATCGTGCGCATGAGCGGCCGCCGCTCGCACGCCGCGTCGGGCCGTACGTACCACGTCAAGTTCAATCCGCCGAAGGTCGAAGGCGTGGACGACGTGACCGGCGAACCGCTGATCCAGCGCGACGACGACAAGGAAGAAACGGTCAAGAAGCGTCTGGAAGTGTATGAGGCGCAGACCAAGCCGTTGATCGAGTACTACACCAACTGGGCGAAGAACGGCGATTCGTCGACCCCGCTGAAGGCACCGCAGTATCGCCGCATTTCGGGCCTCGGCAGCGTCGATGAAATTCGTGAACGTGCGTTTGAGGCGTTGAAGTAA
- a CDS encoding 3-hydroxyacyl-CoA dehydrogenase, whose product MEIRDNVFLITGGASGLGAATARLLVENGGKVVLADLNVDAGEALAKELGGVFVKCDVSREDDATQAVEAATRLGTLRGLVNCAGVAPAIKTVGKDGPHPLDSFTRTISINLIGTFNMIRLAAAAMSKNEPNANGERGVIINTASVAAYDGQIGQAAYAASKSGVVGMTLPIARDLSRNAIRVMTIAPGIFETPMLLGMPQEVQDALGAMVPFPPRLGKPAEYAMLAKQIFDNPMLNGEVIRLDGAIRMQPK is encoded by the coding sequence ATGGAGATTCGTGACAATGTATTCCTGATCACCGGCGGTGCATCAGGTCTCGGCGCGGCCACGGCGCGCCTTCTCGTCGAAAACGGCGGCAAGGTGGTGCTCGCCGACCTGAATGTGGATGCCGGCGAAGCGCTCGCGAAAGAACTCGGCGGCGTGTTCGTCAAATGCGACGTCAGCCGCGAAGACGACGCCACTCAGGCCGTCGAAGCCGCCACCAGGCTCGGCACGCTGCGCGGTCTCGTCAATTGCGCGGGCGTTGCGCCCGCCATCAAAACGGTCGGCAAGGACGGCCCGCATCCGCTCGACTCTTTCACGCGCACCATTTCGATCAATCTGATCGGCACCTTCAACATGATCCGGCTCGCTGCCGCGGCCATGTCGAAGAACGAGCCGAATGCAAATGGCGAGCGCGGCGTGATCATCAATACGGCGTCCGTGGCGGCGTATGACGGCCAGATCGGCCAGGCGGCTTACGCGGCATCCAAGAGCGGCGTGGTCGGCATGACGCTGCCTATCGCACGTGACTTGTCGCGCAACGCGATCCGCGTGATGACCATTGCCCCGGGCATTTTCGAAACGCCCATGCTGCTCGGCATGCCGCAGGAAGTGCAGGACGCGCTCGGCGCGATGGTGCCGTTCCCACCGCGTCTCGGCAAACCGGCGGAGTACGCGATGCTGGCCAAGCAGATCTTCGACAACCCGATGCTCAACGGCGAAGTGATCCGTCTGGACGGCGCGATCCGCATGCAGCCGAAGTGA
- a CDS encoding SirB1 family protein — translation MTRVLDYFSTLVAEDDSLPLTEAALSLAQDAYPDLDLQGTLAEIDELVVRLQRRMPDDADIKQKVGILNRFFFRELGFASNLNDYYDPDNSHLNAVLKRRRGVPISLAVLYLEMAEQIGIPARGVSFPGHFLLRVTTPDGDVMLDPTSGHSLSESEMVEMLEPYVASAGESVSRALRMLLQPATRREIIARMLRNLKSTYLQTERWQRLLAVQQRLVILLPESIEEVRDRGFAYARLDYLRPALEDLERYLGDQPDAEDATVVESQLHELRQRTQHNDRD, via the coding sequence ATGACGCGAGTTCTCGACTATTTCAGCACGCTGGTCGCCGAAGACGACAGTCTTCCGCTGACCGAGGCGGCGCTCTCGCTCGCGCAGGACGCTTACCCCGATCTCGATCTGCAAGGCACGCTCGCCGAGATCGACGAGTTGGTGGTGCGCCTGCAGCGGCGCATGCCGGACGACGCCGACATCAAGCAGAAGGTCGGCATACTGAACCGGTTCTTCTTCCGTGAGCTCGGTTTCGCCAGCAATCTGAACGATTATTACGACCCCGACAACAGTCATCTGAACGCGGTGCTCAAGCGCCGCCGCGGCGTTCCGATTTCGCTGGCGGTGCTGTATCTGGAGATGGCCGAGCAGATCGGTATTCCGGCGCGCGGCGTGTCGTTTCCCGGCCACTTCCTGCTGCGCGTGACAACGCCCGACGGCGACGTGATGCTCGATCCGACCAGCGGACACTCGTTGTCCGAGTCGGAGATGGTGGAGATGCTGGAACCGTATGTGGCGTCGGCTGGGGAATCGGTGAGCAGGGCGCTGCGCATGCTGCTGCAGCCGGCCACGCGCCGCGAGATCATCGCGCGTATGCTGCGCAATCTGAAGTCCACCTATCTTCAGACGGAACGCTGGCAGCGCCTGCTGGCAGTGCAGCAGCGTCTCGTGATCCTGCTGCCGGAGAGTATCGAAGAAGTGCGCGATCGCGGCTTCGCTTATGCGCGGCTCGATTACCTGCGGCCCGCGCTCGAAGACCTGGAGCGCTATCTCGGCGACCAGCCGGATGCCGAAGACGCGACCGTAGTGGAGTCGCAACTGCATGAATTGCGTCAGCGTACTCAACACAACGACCGCGACTAG
- the murJ gene encoding murein biosynthesis integral membrane protein MurJ translates to MNLFRALLTVSGFTLLSRVTGLARETLIARAFGASQYTDAFYVAFRIPNLLRRISAEGAFSQAFVPILAEFKNQQGHDATKALVDATSTVLAWALAVLSLIGVVGASGVVFVVASGLAHEGQAYALAVTMTRIMFPYIIFISLTSLASGVLNTYKNFSLPAFAPVLLNVAFIVAAVFVAPRLQTPVYALAWAVIAGGVLQFLVQLPGLKKIDMIPRIGLNPVKALAHRGVKRVLSKMVPAMFAVSVAQISLIINTNIASRIGPGAVSWINYADRLMEFPTALLGVALGTILLPSLSKAHVDADPLEYSSLLDWGLRVTFLLAAPSAVALFFFAQPLTATLFNYGKFDGNSVVMVARALAAYGVGLIGLILIKILAPGFYAKQDIKTPVKIGVVVLILTQLSNYVFVPIFAHAGLTLSVGLGACGNALLLFLGLRKRGIYTPSSGWLKFFVQLFGACLVLAGTMHWLAISFDWIGMHSRPVDRMVLLAACLVLFAALYFGMLWLMGFKYAYFKRRAK, encoded by the coding sequence ATGAATCTATTCCGAGCCCTGCTGACGGTCAGCGGCTTCACGCTGCTGTCGCGCGTGACCGGACTGGCCCGCGAAACGCTGATCGCACGCGCGTTCGGTGCCAGTCAATACACTGACGCGTTTTACGTCGCCTTCCGCATTCCGAACCTGCTGCGCCGCATCTCTGCCGAAGGCGCGTTCTCGCAGGCCTTCGTGCCGATTCTCGCCGAGTTCAAGAACCAGCAAGGCCACGACGCCACCAAGGCACTGGTCGACGCCACGTCGACAGTGCTCGCCTGGGCGCTCGCGGTCCTCTCGCTGATCGGCGTAGTGGGCGCCTCGGGCGTGGTGTTCGTCGTTGCCTCGGGCCTTGCGCATGAGGGTCAGGCGTATGCGCTCGCGGTCACCATGACGCGCATCATGTTCCCGTACATCATTTTCATTTCGCTGACGTCGCTGGCGTCGGGCGTACTGAATACGTACAAGAACTTCTCGTTGCCCGCGTTCGCGCCGGTTCTGCTGAACGTCGCGTTCATCGTCGCCGCGGTGTTCGTTGCGCCGCGCCTGCAAACGCCGGTCTATGCGCTCGCCTGGGCGGTGATCGCGGGCGGCGTGCTGCAGTTCCTGGTGCAACTGCCGGGTCTGAAGAAGATCGACATGATTCCGCGCATCGGCCTGAACCCGGTGAAGGCGCTCGCGCATCGCGGCGTGAAGCGCGTGCTGTCCAAGATGGTACCCGCGATGTTCGCCGTCTCGGTCGCGCAGATCAGCCTGATCATCAACACGAATATCGCGTCGCGGATCGGCCCGGGGGCCGTGTCCTGGATCAACTACGCCGACCGGCTGATGGAGTTTCCGACCGCGCTGCTGGGCGTCGCGCTCGGCACGATCCTGCTGCCGAGCCTCTCCAAGGCCCACGTCGACGCCGATCCGCTCGAGTATTCGTCGCTGCTCGACTGGGGCTTGCGTGTCACCTTCCTGCTCGCCGCGCCGAGCGCCGTCGCGCTGTTTTTCTTCGCGCAGCCGCTGACCGCCACGCTGTTCAACTACGGCAAGTTCGACGGCAACTCGGTGGTGATGGTCGCCCGCGCGCTGGCGGCTTATGGCGTGGGGCTGATCGGCCTGATTCTCATCAAGATCCTTGCGCCAGGTTTCTACGCCAAACAGGACATCAAGACGCCGGTGAAGATCGGTGTCGTCGTGCTGATCCTCACGCAGTTGAGCAACTATGTGTTCGTGCCGATTTTCGCGCACGCGGGTTTGACGCTGAGTGTGGGGCTTGGCGCTTGCGGCAATGCGCTGCTGCTGTTTCTCGGTCTGCGCAAGCGCGGCATTTATACGCCGTCGAGCGGCTGGCTCAAATTCTTCGTGCAGTTGTTCGGCGCCTGTCTGGTGCTGGCCGGCACCATGCATTGGCTGGCGATCAGCTTCGACTGGATCGGCATGCACAGCCGGCCGGTCGACCGCATGGTGTTGCTCGCCGCGTGCCTCGTTCTGTTCGCCGCGCTATATTTCGGTATGCTTTGGCTGATGGGCTTCAAGTACGCGTATTTCAAAAGGCGAGCGAAGTGA